A genomic segment from Estrella lausannensis encodes:
- the rsgA gene encoding ribosome small subunit-dependent GTPase A, whose amino-acid sequence MKQKDHDSYSEYESRFEDRARREMKEKRKILSQKDRSQHKKTDRDKRALKREEDQEKWSSLPLGRVLSIKPLSIVVDSQGKEYDCVLRGVLKQDSEKVKNLITIGDFVRFEPLTDKEGAIAFVENRKSVLSRADNLNRQKEQLIAANIDQVLITASACLPAIKPPLIDRYIIASMKGNMEPIVVINKVDLLEEEAAEEERWLVEEVLSSLGKAGIKTVKVSVKTGEGIDALKKLMEGKTSVFSGQSGVGKSSLINAVTGLDLLVGETVKKTKKGAHTTTSAHLVPLEGGGFCIDTPGIKSFGLWNLRKDEVQGYFSEIEEAGRMCYFPDCSHTHEEGCAVKEALENEAISFVRYQSYASLMESLEDEYKRR is encoded by the coding sequence ATGAAGCAAAAAGATCACGACAGTTACAGTGAATATGAGAGCCGGTTTGAAGACAGGGCGCGACGCGAGATGAAAGAGAAGAGAAAGATCCTCTCGCAGAAGGACCGGTCCCAGCATAAAAAAACCGATCGCGACAAGCGCGCTCTTAAAAGAGAAGAGGATCAGGAGAAGTGGTCCTCTCTGCCTTTGGGGCGTGTTCTTTCGATCAAACCCTTATCCATTGTGGTCGATTCCCAGGGAAAGGAGTATGATTGCGTGCTGAGAGGTGTTTTAAAGCAAGATAGTGAAAAGGTAAAGAATCTGATCACCATCGGTGATTTTGTTCGGTTTGAGCCTCTCACGGATAAGGAAGGTGCGATCGCTTTTGTCGAAAACCGCAAATCCGTTCTCTCCAGGGCCGACAACCTCAACCGGCAGAAAGAGCAGCTGATTGCCGCCAATATCGATCAGGTGTTGATTACCGCTTCGGCGTGCCTGCCGGCGATCAAGCCTCCCCTGATAGACAGGTATATCATTGCCAGTATGAAGGGAAACATGGAGCCGATCGTGGTGATCAATAAGGTTGATCTCCTTGAAGAGGAAGCGGCCGAGGAGGAGAGATGGCTTGTGGAAGAGGTGCTCTCTTCGCTTGGGAAGGCTGGAATTAAAACAGTCAAGGTAAGCGTGAAAACGGGGGAGGGAATAGACGCCCTTAAAAAATTGATGGAAGGCAAAACCTCTGTGTTTTCGGGACAGTCCGGCGTTGGCAAATCCTCTCTGATCAATGCGGTCACCGGCCTGGATTTGCTGGTTGGCGAGACGGTTAAGAAGACCAAAAAAGGGGCGCATACGACCACATCCGCCCACCTGGTTCCCTTGGAGGGCGGCGGGTTTTGTATCGACACCCCGGGAATTAAAAGCTTCGGCCTTTGGAATTTAAGAAAAGACGAAGTGCAAGGTTATTTCTCCGAGATCGAAGAGGCGGGCCGTATGTGCTACTTTCCTGATTGCTCGCATACTCATGAAGAGGGCTGCGCGGTGAAGGAAGCCCTTGAAAATGAGGCTATCTCCTTTGTCCGCTATCAGTCCTATGCCTCCTTGATGGAATCTCTGGAAGACGAGTATAAGAGAAGATAA
- the mutL gene encoding DNA mismatch repair endonuclease MutL → MASIIRVLDELTINKIAAGEVIENPSSVVKELIDNSLDAGAQTITVDIRQGGRTLIRVIDDGIGMTKDDAILSLERHATSKIQSADDLFSIDTMGFRGEAVPSIAAISRFSIHTAKEGKGTFLLVEGGKLFTVDERSKPQGTTIEVRDLFFNVPVRKKFQRAPTYDTSEVIKTVSKIALANPEISFELTSDGETILKSQAIVEGSSEERFRKRLTDILGESFLEDAYPLHLEFKEISLYGFLGSPLSTRPNRLSQHLFINRRPVFSPFIAESVRESYGSALPQGKFPIFALHLSVSKDLVDINVHPQKKEVRIRHFDLFKEAIRKAVREALFGHTEEPPVAHSLFFQPASLERNIPPFQFYSAETKEPLPFAEQKMESPFTPFRFTEASPQREESLPFAKEKTTICPQSILFTSNDIAIVKGGMTEGEEALFTLIDLKAAREAILIKAIEEKTRPPVELLLVPYNIELTADEATLFKEALPALESMGIIVRQIASQDFSLEGLPALFGDIEIEAFVGDLLESIKNFSETSLKEKLAVRVIRSALKSGSVSKVLPVGEVSLLLGELIRLGCPRYSPSGKPISAPFDTHFAKKAIANFQRG, encoded by the coding sequence ATGGCATCTATCATCCGTGTTCTAGACGAACTTACCATCAACAAAATTGCGGCAGGGGAGGTCATCGAAAACCCCTCATCAGTTGTTAAAGAACTGATAGACAACTCTTTAGATGCAGGCGCCCAGACTATCACCGTCGATATCCGCCAAGGGGGCCGCACTTTAATCCGCGTCATCGACGACGGGATCGGCATGACGAAAGACGATGCCATTCTCTCGCTGGAAAGGCACGCCACCTCCAAAATCCAAAGCGCAGACGATCTATTTTCCATTGACACTATGGGATTTAGAGGAGAGGCCGTTCCCTCCATCGCCGCGATCTCCCGTTTTTCAATCCACACGGCCAAAGAGGGAAAGGGAACGTTCCTCCTAGTGGAAGGAGGTAAGCTCTTTACGGTAGACGAAAGGAGTAAACCTCAGGGAACCACGATTGAGGTCCGTGATCTGTTTTTCAACGTTCCGGTCCGCAAAAAATTTCAGCGGGCGCCGACATACGACACATCGGAAGTGATCAAGACGGTATCCAAAATCGCCCTTGCCAATCCGGAAATCTCGTTCGAGCTCACTTCCGATGGGGAAACGATTCTGAAATCCCAGGCCATCGTAGAGGGAAGCTCGGAGGAGCGCTTCCGGAAAAGGCTAACTGATATCTTGGGGGAATCCTTTTTGGAAGACGCCTACCCCTTGCATCTTGAGTTCAAAGAGATCAGCCTTTATGGCTTCTTGGGCTCTCCCCTCTCCACCAGGCCGAACCGCCTCTCCCAGCATCTGTTCATCAACCGCAGGCCCGTCTTTTCACCCTTCATCGCCGAATCGGTGCGCGAAAGCTACGGATCTGCACTTCCCCAAGGTAAATTTCCCATTTTTGCCCTGCACCTCTCTGTTTCCAAAGATTTGGTCGACATCAACGTTCACCCGCAGAAAAAAGAGGTGCGTATCCGCCACTTCGACCTGTTCAAAGAAGCCATCCGGAAAGCGGTGCGTGAAGCTTTGTTCGGACATACCGAGGAGCCCCCCGTGGCGCACTCCCTCTTCTTCCAGCCGGCCTCCCTGGAGCGGAACATCCCTCCATTTCAATTCTACTCGGCTGAAACAAAAGAGCCTTTGCCCTTTGCTGAACAGAAGATGGAGTCCCCATTCACTCCCTTCCGCTTTACCGAGGCATCTCCTCAGAGGGAAGAGTCACTCCCTTTTGCCAAAGAGAAAACGACCATCTGCCCCCAGAGCATCCTCTTCACATCCAACGATATTGCCATTGTGAAGGGGGGGATGACTGAGGGAGAGGAGGCCCTTTTCACGCTGATTGATCTAAAAGCGGCGCGGGAAGCAATCCTGATCAAAGCCATTGAAGAGAAGACACGCCCCCCGGTTGAGCTGCTGCTTGTGCCATACAACATCGAGTTGACGGCCGATGAGGCAACGCTCTTCAAGGAGGCACTACCCGCACTCGAGAGCATGGGTATTATCGTCCGCCAGATCGCCAGCCAGGATTTCTCCTTGGAAGGACTGCCCGCCTTATTTGGCGACATTGAAATCGAGGCGTTCGTCGGTGATCTTTTGGAAAGCATCAAAAACTTCTCCGAGACATCCCTGAAAGAGAAATTGGCGGTGCGGGTAATCCGTTCAGCGCTCAAGTCGGGATCTGTCAGTAAAGTTCTTCCCGTAGGGGAAGTGTCCCTGCTCCTCGGAGAACTCATCCGTCTGGGTTGCCCGCGCTACTCCCCATCCGGCAAGCCGATCAGCGCCCCTTTTGACACCCACTTTGCCAAAAAAGCTATCGCTAACTTCCAAAGAGGTTAA
- the eno gene encoding phosphopyruvate hydratase: protein MSYIHFIRALEILDSRGNPTVQVTVGTSDGAVGTSAVPSGASTGQHEALELRDGDSQRYMGKGVLKAVENIMGPIADVLVGESVFEQARLDKMMRELDGTDNKGRLGANAILGVSLAIAKAASESVGLPLYRYLGGVNAAVLPCPMMNIINGGAHADNTLDFQEFMIRPKGAKSFREAIEWGCRVFHNLKKLLKEKGLATSVGDEGGFAPNLSSNEEALDTILKAIEVSGLKPGEDITLALDAAASEFYDPSAKAYIEKKRKKAGSSYKSRSTPEQVEYLASLVNKYPIDSIEDGLSEGDWEGWQLLTQSIGSKIQIVGDDLFVTNPAFLKKGIELKAANAILIKVNQIGTLSETLETMRLASFHNFRSVVSHRSGETEDSFIADIAVGMNAGQIKTGSLSRSDRVAKYNRLLFIEDEMGEDAVFFKS from the coding sequence ATGTCCTATATCCATTTTATTCGAGCGCTGGAAATTTTAGACTCCCGGGGAAATCCCACGGTGCAGGTCACTGTCGGAACTAGCGATGGAGCTGTGGGGACAAGCGCTGTTCCTTCAGGCGCCTCTACGGGGCAGCATGAGGCACTTGAGCTTCGCGATGGCGACTCCCAAAGGTACATGGGCAAGGGAGTTTTGAAAGCGGTCGAAAATATCATGGGCCCGATTGCCGACGTTCTGGTCGGTGAATCGGTGTTTGAACAGGCGAGGCTCGACAAAATGATGCGTGAGCTCGATGGTACCGACAATAAAGGGCGCCTTGGTGCTAATGCCATATTGGGCGTGTCCTTAGCAATTGCCAAAGCCGCTTCCGAGTCGGTCGGGTTGCCTCTTTATCGCTATTTGGGAGGGGTCAATGCGGCAGTGCTTCCTTGCCCGATGATGAACATCATCAATGGCGGAGCCCATGCGGACAACACCCTCGATTTCCAGGAATTTATGATCAGGCCGAAGGGGGCCAAAAGCTTCCGGGAAGCCATCGAGTGGGGCTGCCGAGTATTTCACAATTTGAAAAAGCTTCTCAAAGAGAAGGGGCTGGCTACCTCCGTTGGAGATGAGGGAGGCTTCGCACCCAACCTCAGTTCCAATGAAGAGGCTTTGGATACTATTTTGAAGGCAATTGAAGTTTCCGGCTTGAAGCCCGGCGAGGATATCACGCTAGCACTGGATGCTGCAGCTTCGGAGTTTTATGACCCTTCTGCCAAAGCCTACATCGAGAAGAAACGCAAGAAGGCCGGCTCTTCTTACAAGTCAAGAAGCACTCCTGAGCAGGTCGAATACCTTGCCTCTTTGGTCAACAAATATCCGATCGACTCCATAGAAGATGGCTTGAGCGAAGGGGATTGGGAGGGCTGGCAGCTTTTGACACAATCTATTGGTAGCAAAATTCAGATTGTGGGCGACGATCTCTTCGTTACCAATCCTGCCTTCTTGAAAAAGGGAATCGAGCTCAAGGCGGCCAACGCCATTCTGATCAAGGTCAATCAGATCGGCACGCTTTCTGAAACACTGGAGACGATGCGCCTTGCCTCGTTCCACAACTTCCGCTCGGTTGTTTCTCATCGATCCGGGGAGACCGAAGATTCCTTTATCGCCGATATTGCCGTGGGTATGAATGCCGGCCAGATCAAAACCGGATCCCTATCCCGCTCTGACAGAGTCGCCAAGTACAATCGCCTACTCTTCATCGAAGATGAGATGGGCGAAGACGCTGTCTTTTTCAAGTCGTAG
- a CDS encoding M24 family metallopeptidase: MSKKAEMPFAARLSKLQELVKEQGVDSLLVEDLVNIRYLTGLKVSAGALVVGKDTQIFLDGRYFDMAIKSSPVPVSLLTQTTLSDGFKKGIFGQVIGFDKESTLYARFEKLSQMAEGAKKKRQLVPLENLVLRRLRSIKSKEEAKALAKAAEMAVSGFRYGMGLLKKGISELEVARGIKTFWLREGADKESFEPIIAFGENSACPHHKPSGRKLKQGDIVLFDLGVTLQGYASDLTRTFFFGNANPQLKHIYQVVLEAQEETLKLCKPGTPLHLLDQKARSLITEAGFGPQFSHSLGHGIGLEVHELPSLPRVALTNSPEEVLAPGMAITIEPGIYLPKLGGVRIEDTVIISERGHKNLTKLPKEMIALDIP, translated from the coding sequence ATGAGCAAAAAAGCCGAAATGCCCTTCGCGGCACGCCTGTCAAAACTGCAAGAGCTTGTCAAAGAACAGGGAGTCGATTCCCTGCTGGTCGAAGACCTCGTCAACATCCGCTACCTGACCGGGCTGAAAGTGTCTGCGGGAGCGCTGGTTGTCGGCAAGGACACCCAGATCTTTTTAGACGGCAGATATTTTGACATGGCGATCAAATCAAGCCCCGTTCCTGTCAGCCTTCTCACGCAAACCACCCTTTCAGACGGTTTTAAAAAGGGGATATTCGGCCAAGTCATCGGCTTTGACAAAGAAAGCACTCTCTACGCCCGCTTTGAGAAGCTGTCCCAGATGGCAGAAGGGGCAAAGAAAAAAAGACAATTGGTACCGCTTGAAAATCTGGTTTTGAGACGCCTGCGCTCAATCAAGTCGAAGGAGGAGGCCAAGGCACTTGCAAAAGCAGCTGAAATGGCTGTGTCAGGATTCCGCTACGGGATGGGGCTTCTTAAAAAGGGAATCTCTGAGCTAGAAGTCGCCCGCGGCATCAAAACATTCTGGCTGAGGGAAGGAGCCGACAAAGAATCCTTTGAACCGATCATCGCTTTCGGAGAAAATAGCGCCTGCCCCCACCACAAACCCTCGGGCAGAAAATTAAAACAAGGGGATATTGTTCTCTTCGACCTGGGGGTTACCCTCCAAGGATATGCCTCTGACCTGACCAGAACCTTCTTTTTCGGCAATGCAAACCCGCAACTTAAACACATCTATCAAGTGGTTTTAGAGGCGCAGGAAGAGACTTTAAAACTTTGCAAGCCAGGCACGCCACTGCATCTGCTCGATCAAAAAGCACGCTCGCTGATTACAGAGGCCGGATTCGGCCCCCAATTTTCCCATAGCTTAGGACACGGTATCGGTCTGGAAGTGCATGAGCTCCCTTCGTTGCCCAGAGTGGCTCTTACAAACAGCCCCGAGGAAGTCTTGGCTCCCGGGATGGCGATCACGATTGAACCGGGAATCTACCTGCCAAAACTTGGCGGGGTAAGGATTGAAGATACCGTGATCATCTCGGAGAGGGGACATAAAAACCTCACCAAGCTGCCCAAAGAAATGATAGCCCTTGATATTCCATAA
- a CDS encoding TrmH family RNA methyltransferase: MREITSPANPLIIDLVKIRDDPKRRRRLNQILIEGVKLIEDIRALMPLLKVFSTKEKWLEAFAAEESYLISDAVLKKITATDNPEGVVALVPMPSIPLPEKITRLLVLDRLQDPGNVGVLMRSAFALSWDAVFFLSGTADPFNDKAVRAAKGATFRLPMVKGDFSKLQEIMSEHHLQLLAADMHGEPLAQGNVPDSHIALALGNEGAGLSKEMVDSALKVSIPMREGAESLNVASSGAILMYELSGRA; this comes from the coding sequence ATGAGAGAAATCACCTCCCCTGCCAACCCTTTAATCATCGATTTAGTCAAAATTCGCGACGATCCCAAGAGACGCAGACGCCTCAATCAGATTTTGATTGAGGGAGTGAAGTTGATCGAGGATATCCGGGCGCTCATGCCGCTTCTAAAGGTGTTTTCCACAAAAGAAAAGTGGCTGGAGGCTTTTGCCGCCGAAGAGTCGTATCTGATCAGCGATGCTGTGCTAAAGAAAATCACCGCGACAGATAATCCTGAAGGGGTCGTTGCTCTGGTTCCGATGCCCTCAATTCCCCTTCCCGAAAAGATCACCAGGCTCCTTGTCCTCGACAGGCTGCAAGATCCGGGCAACGTCGGAGTTTTGATGCGTAGCGCTTTTGCGCTTTCTTGGGATGCCGTCTTTTTTCTTTCCGGTACCGCCGATCCGTTCAACGACAAGGCCGTAAGGGCCGCCAAGGGAGCAACATTCAGGCTGCCGATGGTAAAAGGAGACTTTTCGAAGTTGCAGGAGATTATGTCTGAACATCATCTGCAGCTGCTTGCTGCCGACATGCATGGAGAGCCTTTGGCTCAGGGAAATGTGCCGGACAGTCACATCGCCCTGGCTCTCGGCAATGAAGGAGCGGGCCTTTCCAAGGAGATGGTGGATAGCGCTTTGAAGGTCTCCATCCCGATGCGGGAAGGAGCCGAGTCGCTTAACGTCGCCTCTTCAGGCGCAATTTTGATGTACGAGCTTTCAGGTAGGGCATGA
- a CDS encoding peroxiredoxin: MQTLIGKQAPDFKAKAVIEGKIVDQLSLAQYKGKYIVLFFYPLDFTFVCPTELIAFQEAHEEFAKRDAIPMACSVDSHFSHLAWLNTPRQKGGIQGVQYPIISDLNKSIARDYGVLMQEEGISYRGLFLIDREGKIRHMVINDLPLGRSVSEVLRIIDALAHYEENGEVCPANWTKGKASMKPTQEGLEKWCTADIA, from the coding sequence ATGCAAACACTGATAGGCAAACAAGCGCCCGACTTCAAAGCTAAAGCCGTGATTGAAGGCAAAATCGTCGATCAACTCTCATTGGCCCAGTACAAGGGAAAATACATCGTTCTCTTCTTCTATCCCCTTGATTTTACCTTCGTCTGCCCCACTGAACTGATCGCTTTCCAAGAGGCTCACGAAGAGTTCGCCAAAAGAGATGCCATCCCGATGGCTTGTTCTGTCGACAGCCACTTCAGCCACTTAGCCTGGCTCAACACTCCCCGTCAAAAAGGGGGAATCCAAGGTGTTCAATACCCCATTATCTCCGACTTAAATAAATCGATCGCCCGCGATTATGGTGTGTTGATGCAAGAAGAAGGCATCTCATACCGAGGCCTTTTCTTGATCGACAGAGAGGGAAAGATACGCCACATGGTCATCAATGATCTGCCCCTCGGTCGCTCGGTCAGCGAAGTGCTGCGTATCATCGATGCTTTGGCACATTACGAGGAAAATGGCGAGGTATGCCCCGCAAACTGGACGAAGGGCAAGGCCTCCATGAAACCGACACAGGAAGGACTAGAAAAGTGGTGCACGGCTGATATCGCCTAA
- a CDS encoding CCA tRNA nucleotidyltransferase translates to MSHYENAVRIVKTLTGKGHTAYFAGGWVRDHLMGHDSDDIDIATSASPEEILDLFPNTLVVGIAFGVVIVLMEGHAYEVATFRKDMEYENGRSPSRIEWCAPREDALRRDFTINGMFYDPLEQKIYDYVGGVEDIKKRVIKTIGDPYERFREDRLRMVRAFRFSLRFGFPIDRLTQEAIRANADTLFPSVAMERIWQEFQKMAKYEHLDTAFIEMMRLDLLPVIFPTLKGMHLNELKANVSSYKYFPENCSPILYIAHLFPGSKLKDLLELARYLKVSGEDADLLETLSIVRALLRERKGENLVEWVAFFSRKGAEMILQTELAFLPHEERERELAKMKRIVEEYRDHIQRLVDKKPIVTGRMLQDEGLKPGKEMGLLIKEAERIAVMVNAKESREVLAQLKKHPLWPKAKDL, encoded by the coding sequence ATGAGTCACTATGAAAACGCAGTTCGAATCGTAAAGACGCTTACCGGCAAGGGGCATACAGCTTATTTTGCGGGTGGGTGGGTCCGTGATCATTTAATGGGCCATGACTCCGACGATATCGACATAGCCACCTCTGCCTCACCTGAAGAGATTTTAGATTTGTTTCCGAATACGCTGGTTGTCGGCATCGCATTTGGCGTTGTGATTGTCCTCATGGAAGGACATGCCTATGAGGTGGCGACTTTCCGCAAGGATATGGAGTATGAGAACGGCCGCTCTCCCAGTCGGATCGAGTGGTGCGCCCCACGGGAGGACGCCTTAAGACGTGACTTCACCATCAATGGCATGTTTTACGATCCGTTGGAGCAAAAAATTTACGATTATGTGGGCGGCGTCGAGGATATCAAAAAGAGAGTGATCAAAACGATCGGAGATCCCTATGAACGGTTCAGGGAAGATCGCCTCAGGATGGTCCGCGCGTTTCGTTTTTCGCTGCGCTTTGGATTTCCTATCGACCGTCTCACCCAAGAGGCCATCCGGGCTAACGCCGATACCCTTTTTCCTTCTGTCGCCATGGAGCGCATTTGGCAGGAATTTCAGAAAATGGCCAAATATGAGCACCTCGATACAGCTTTCATTGAGATGATGAGGCTCGATCTTTTGCCTGTGATCTTCCCCACACTGAAGGGGATGCATTTGAATGAACTCAAAGCCAATGTTTCCTCCTACAAGTATTTTCCTGAAAATTGTTCCCCCATTCTCTATATCGCACATCTGTTTCCCGGATCGAAACTGAAAGATCTGCTTGAGCTGGCGCGTTACCTGAAAGTGAGCGGGGAGGATGCCGATCTGCTGGAGACGCTCTCGATTGTCAGAGCTCTTCTACGGGAAAGGAAGGGGGAGAACCTGGTCGAGTGGGTCGCCTTCTTTTCGAGGAAAGGAGCAGAAATGATCCTCCAGACCGAACTCGCTTTTCTTCCCCATGAAGAGAGGGAGAGAGAGCTTGCCAAGATGAAAAGGATTGTTGAGGAGTATCGCGACCATATCCAGCGCCTGGTCGACAAAAAGCCGATTGTCACAGGAAGGATGCTGCAGGATGAGGGCTTGAAACCTGGAAAGGAGATGGGGCTTCTGATCAAAGAAGCAGAGCGGATCGCCGTGATGGTTAATGCCAAGGAAAGTCGTGAGGTATTGGCTCAACTTAAGAAACATCCCCTCTGGCCGAAGGCAAAGGACTTATGA
- a CDS encoding MBL fold metallo-hydrolase — protein MVIDCFTTGPFETNVYVLGCDKTKEAAIVDPSFDSLPLIAASLKKHSLIPKKILLTHSHIDHIADAARVKETYHIPLYVHLLDEPNLISPGSDGLPLFFPVRGTRPTGYLAEGDIVEVGTMKAKVIHTPGHTPGGVCFYFPDEGILISGDTLFQGTIGNLSFPTAEPEKMWNSLRKLANLPSTTRVYPGHGPSTTIGDEDWLERAEQLFG, from the coding sequence ATGGTTATCGATTGTTTTACGACAGGTCCTTTCGAGACAAACGTCTATGTTTTAGGATGCGACAAGACAAAAGAAGCCGCTATTGTCGACCCTTCTTTTGATTCTCTGCCGCTGATCGCAGCATCCTTAAAAAAGCATAGTCTGATTCCAAAAAAAATTCTCCTGACTCACTCCCACATCGACCATATCGCTGATGCTGCCAGGGTTAAAGAAACCTACCACATCCCCCTTTATGTCCACCTGCTTGATGAACCTAATTTGATCTCTCCCGGATCCGACGGCCTCCCCCTATTTTTTCCGGTGAGAGGAACTCGGCCAACCGGCTATTTGGCAGAGGGAGACATCGTCGAAGTCGGCACAATGAAAGCAAAAGTCATTCACACACCCGGCCACACACCAGGAGGTGTCTGCTTTTACTTTCCTGATGAGGGGATTCTCATTTCAGGCGATACCCTCTTCCAAGGAACGATAGGGAACCTCTCGTTTCCCACTGCCGAGCCTGAAAAGATGTGGAACTCTCTTAGAAAACTAGCAAACTTGCCATCGACAACCCGTGTATACCCCGGCCATGGCCCCTCCACGACGATCGGCGATGAAGATTGGCTTGAAAGGGCAGAGCAGCTTTTCGGCTAA
- a CDS encoding ATP-dependent helicase, with protein MQTAFLTTGKKMELTEEQNEAVFHREGPMLVLAGAGSGKTRVVTTRIVHLIQSGIKPSQIVGLTFTNKAAGEMKERIRKMLHLDVLISTFHSLGARILRESAEAFSMTPSFSIYDDEDQEKVIKECMKESGMLVAAGDMKTVRAFISRCKNSLTISEDEDPVHVDLFRRYQEKLKNYGAVDFDDLIYLPALLLREYPEVLAAYQARWSYFMIDEYQDTNHAQFELVKLLAGASENVFAVGDPDQSIYSWRGSTMRNIMQFERDFKNARVIRLEENFRSTQIILEAANSVIENNEERYEKRLWSRLGQGEKIAQFVGGDEREEASFVAGEIKSLSLQGVSYDEVGVLYRTNSQSRALEDELLLNSIPYTIIGGISFYQRKEVKDVLSFLKMAESDRDFLAFLRTVNLPKRGIGEASLAKIKEAFEAQQLGIIPFLKQIVSGSAALSLPKKQREGLVQYIQAIDGLREKRGGAIADLLSFAIHDTGYMQFLKGDEGFEDRQENLNELFAKGLEWDMKGGGTLTTFLEELALKPSSQEAEVGGKVRLMTLHNSKGLEFPAVFIVGVEEDLLPHVNSRGSQERLEEERRLFYVGMTRAKEKLLLCRCLFRSIWGQERTQRASRFIREIDPDKLVKAGKKERAPARAEIAEEDTGETLEGAYRVGDRVIHKDFGVGEIRDVQLGSLGIVYKVYFTQDRSLKSLVAKFAPLKKL; from the coding sequence ATGCAGACGGCTTTTTTAACGACAGGAAAGAAAATGGAGCTTACGGAAGAGCAGAATGAAGCGGTCTTCCACAGAGAGGGACCGATGCTGGTGCTTGCCGGCGCCGGCTCCGGCAAGACCCGGGTTGTGACAACGCGCATAGTTCACCTGATTCAAAGCGGAATCAAGCCCAGCCAAATTGTGGGATTGACATTCACCAACAAAGCCGCCGGCGAGATGAAGGAACGTATTCGTAAAATGCTGCACCTTGACGTTCTAATCTCCACTTTTCACAGTCTGGGAGCTAGGATTTTAAGGGAAAGCGCGGAAGCCTTCTCGATGACCCCCTCCTTTTCCATCTACGATGACGAAGATCAGGAAAAAGTGATCAAAGAGTGTATGAAAGAAAGCGGAATGCTCGTGGCAGCTGGAGATATGAAAACCGTCAGGGCGTTCATTTCCCGCTGCAAGAATTCGCTCACAATTTCTGAAGATGAAGATCCTGTCCATGTCGATCTCTTCCGGCGTTATCAGGAGAAGCTAAAGAATTATGGAGCTGTCGATTTCGATGATTTGATCTATCTGCCGGCCCTTCTTTTAAGGGAATACCCGGAGGTTCTTGCTGCCTATCAGGCGCGGTGGAGCTACTTCATGATCGACGAGTACCAAGACACCAACCATGCGCAGTTCGAGCTGGTCAAGTTGCTTGCAGGGGCATCGGAGAATGTATTTGCCGTCGGCGATCCCGACCAGTCGATCTACTCTTGGCGAGGGTCGACGATGCGCAACATCATGCAGTTTGAGCGCGACTTCAAAAATGCCCGGGTGATACGTCTTGAAGAGAACTTCCGCAGCACCCAAATCATTCTGGAAGCTGCCAACTCGGTGATTGAGAACAATGAAGAGCGCTATGAGAAAAGACTCTGGAGTCGTTTAGGACAAGGTGAGAAGATTGCACAATTTGTCGGTGGTGACGAGCGTGAAGAGGCCTCTTTTGTTGCCGGAGAGATCAAGTCCTTGAGCCTGCAGGGCGTTTCCTACGATGAAGTGGGGGTCCTCTATCGAACTAACTCACAGTCAAGGGCTCTCGAAGACGAGCTGCTTTTGAACTCCATTCCCTACACTATCATCGGGGGCATCTCCTTTTATCAAAGAAAGGAGGTCAAAGATGTTCTCTCTTTTCTGAAGATGGCAGAGTCGGATCGGGACTTTTTGGCATTTTTGCGCACAGTCAACCTTCCCAAAAGAGGGATTGGCGAGGCATCGCTAGCCAAGATTAAAGAGGCTTTTGAGGCTCAACAATTGGGTATTATCCCCTTCCTGAAGCAGATCGTTTCAGGGAGCGCAGCTCTTTCCTTGCCTAAGAAACAGCGAGAAGGCCTTGTTCAATATATCCAGGCTATCGATGGGCTCAGGGAAAAGCGCGGAGGGGCTATCGCCGACCTGCTCTCTTTTGCAATTCACGACACCGGCTATATGCAGTTTTTGAAGGGGGACGAGGGATTCGAAGACAGGCAGGAAAACTTAAATGAACTCTTTGCCAAAGGGCTTGAGTGGGACATGAAAGGCGGCGGCACATTGACCACATTTTTGGAGGAGCTGGCACTAAAGCCCTCTTCCCAAGAAGCAGAAGTGGGAGGGAAAGTGAGGCTGATGACTTTGCACAACAGTAAAGGCCTTGAGTTTCCGGCGGTTTTTATCGTCGGCGTCGAAGAGGATTTACTTCCCCATGTCAACTCCCGCGGAAGCCAGGAGAGGTTGGAAGAGGAGAGGCGCCTCTTTTATGTCGGGATGACTCGCGCCAAGGAGAAGCTTTTACTCTGCCGCTGTTTGTTTCGTTCTATCTGGGGGCAGGAGCGGACGCAAAGAGCCAGCCGTTTCATCCGTGAAATCGATCCCGACAAGCTTGTCAAAGCAGGAAAAAAAGAGAGGGCGCCGGCCAGGGCTGAAATTGCAGAAGAGGATACCGGGGAGACCTTGGAAGGGGCTTACCGAGTCGGTGACAGGGTGATTCATAAGGATTTTGGAGTCGGAGAGATCAGGGATGTACAGCTTGGTTCGCTCGGCATCGTCTATAAAGTCTACTTCACCCAGGATCGCTCTCTCAAGAGCCTGGTCGCCAAGTTTGCCCCGTTGAAGAAATTGTAA